In a genomic window of Opisthocomus hoazin isolate bOpiHoa1 chromosome 19, bOpiHoa1.hap1, whole genome shotgun sequence:
- the SWI5 gene encoding DNA repair protein SWI5 homolog: protein MRLKLSVCPAAQPAPVRREAAGLAEGVPPSAGRSPPRRPPWALPRRAPGGGRRSGDAGFRSPIPSPRSCQPSGASEAALRCEIQELKQKDLALDQEIAQLLSEGYSLEELEKHISLLHEYNDIKDAGQMLLGKLAVIRGVTTKQLYPEYDLELSD from the exons ATGCGACTAAAACTCTCGGTGTGCCCCGCGGCGCAGCCCGCTCCAGTGCGGCGGGAGGCTGCAGGCCTGGCCGAGGGGGTCCCGCCGAGCGcaggccgcagcccgccccgccgcccgccgtgGGCCCTGCCGAGGAG ggcccccggcggcgggcggcggagcggcgatGCCGGGTTCAGGTCGCCG ATCCCATCGCCGAGGTCCTGCCAGCCCAGTGGAGCCAGCGAAGCAGCCCTGCGGTGTGAAATCCAAGAGCTGAAGCAGAAAGACCTTGCTCTAGACCAGGAGATTGCACAGTTATTGTCTGA AGGCTACAGCCTGGAGGAACTGGAGAAGCACATCTCTCTGCTCCATGAGTACAATGATATTAAAGATGCTGGACAGATGCTGCTGGGCAAGCTGG cCGTTATCCGAGGGGTTACTACAAAGCAGCTGTACCCCGAGTACGATCTGGAGCTTAGTGACTAG
- the TRUB2 gene encoding pseudouridylate synthase TRUB2, mitochondrial, whose amino-acid sequence MAAVPRGLFAVYKPAGVAWGRVREAVEMRLLRELNAAPGRSPRLHVRFLPAPSRDGGGTAGLVAARMPVLADHPLVRGPRFRRLKVGAGHRLDVKASGVFVLGLGHGNKLLTDLYNCHLTRVYTVGGLFGKATDDFSDTGKLVEKTTFDHITRDKLERILAVIQGTNHKALLMYSNIDMKTQEAYELAVKGLIRPMGKSPPIITAVRCLQFALPEFQLEIHCLHETQQYLRKIVHEIGLELKSSAVCTQVRRIRDGVFTLDDALPRTQWDLRSIQNAIWDCQLKVKTELEKTLGHQDKSLLHESCFQTRKSSKSD is encoded by the exons ATGGCGGCGGTGCCGCGCGGGCTCTTCGCCGTCTACAAACCGGCGGGGGTGGCCTGGGGCCGCGTGCGGGAGGCGGTGGAGATGCGGCTGCTGCGCG agctgaacgCGGCGCCGGGCCGCTCCCCGCGGCTCCACGTCCGCTTCCTACCGGCCCCGTCCCGGGACGGCGGCGGGACGGCGGGCCTGGTGGCAGCCAGGATGCCGGTGCTGGCCGACCACCCCCTGG tgcgaggcccgcggttCCGGCGGCTGAAGGTGGGAGCGGGTCACCGGCTGGACGTGAAGGCCTCGGGAGTCTTCG tactTGGCCTCGGCCATGGGAACAAGCTGCTCACCGATCTGTACAACTGCCACCTGACCAGG GTTTACACTGTCGGTGGGCTGTTTGGTAAAGCCACTGATGACTTCTCAGACACAGGGAAGCTAGTAGAGAAGACAACATTTG ATCATATCACAAGGGACAAGCTAGAACGGATTCTTGCTGTCATTCAAGGAACAAATCACAAGGCGCTGCTGAT gtaTTCCAACATAGACATGAAAACACAAGAGGCGTACGAGCTGGCTGTCAAAGGGCTGATTCGCCCCATGGGAAAAAGCCCTCCGATAATCACAGCAGTCCGATGCCTCCAGTTTGCTCTTCCAGAATTCCAGCTAG AAATCCATTGCTTGCACGAGACTCAGCAGTACCTGCGAAAAATAGTTCATGAGATTGGTCTGGAGCTGAAATCGTCTGCTGTGTGCACGCAGGTGCGAAGAATACGCGATGGTGTTTTCACGCTGGATGATGCTCTCCCCAGAACCCAGTGGGACCTGCGGAGTATACAGAATGCAATTTGGGACTGCCAGCTTAAAGTGAAAACGGAGTTAGAGAAGACGCTAGGCCATCAGGATAAAAGTCTTCTTCATGAG tCCTGCTTTCAGACACGTAAGAGCTCAAAATCAGACTAA